TTGCCGCCAGCCCCAGCAAACAGCCTTTGTTTAGCTTAGAAGAAAGGGTTAAGTTGCTGGAGCAAACGATTAGTGCCAATACCAATATAGAAGTGATTGGTTTTACTGGCTTATTGGTAGATTTAGCCAAACAACAAAATGCCAACGTATTATTACGAGGCTTGCGCACCGGTTCCGACTTCGAATATGAGATGCAACTGGCCGATATGAACCGCCAGCTGGATCCCAACCTAGAAAGTGTGTTTCTTACGCCAGGCGAGGGGGTAAGTTTTATTTCCTCCACCCTGATTAAAGAAGTGGCCAAACATGGCGGTGAAATAGAACGTTTTGTTGCACCACATGTTGCCCAAGCCGTCAGTGAAAAACTCGCTAAATAAAAGGGCTAGCGCTGACAATGTGGGCAAAAGAAGGTATTGCGCTGGCCAATGCGTAATGCCTTAATCAACTCCCCGCAAGAATCACAAGCTTCGCCTTCTCGGCCATATACCGCTAAGGTTTGCTTAAAATAGCCAGGCTTGCCATCGGCATTAGTAAAATCTTTAAGGCTAGTGCCGCCTTGTTCTATGGCTTCCGCCAATACTTGTTTGATGTTGTCGGTAAGCAACTCTAGGCGCACTTTGCTGACTTTATTAGCTGCACGTTTGGGGTGGATGCCCGTTCTAAACAAAGCTTCGTTGGCGTAAATATTACCTACGCCCACTACCACTTTGTTATCCATAATAAATTGTTTGATGGCCACACTGCGCTTGCTTGCTTGCTCAATTAAATACTTAGCTGAGAACTCGTCATGTAAGGGCTCTGGCCCCAAATTAACCAACAAATTATATTGATCAATGGGTAGCTGACTAAACAAGACACAGCCAAAACGACGAGGATCGTTAAGCCTAAGCACTTTTCCATTTGCCAATACAATATCTACATGGTCATGTTTTTCGGCTGCAAGGCCTTGCTCAACAATTCGCAAACTACCCGACATGCCCAAATGAATAATGATGTGGCCAGCTTCGGTTTCTAGGAGCAAATACTTAGCCCGCCGAGTGACCGACAAAATAGCTAAACCCACGCAGCACTGGATCAACTCTGGCACTGGCCAACGTAATTTAGGCTGGCGAACCACTATTTCACTAATTACTTGATTTTCAATATGCGGACTAATCCCGCGGCGGCTGGTTTCTACCTCTGGTAACTCAGGCATCGGGGGAGCTCATCGTTGGGAATAGGGCATGGTAGCTGTCGCTATCTACTTGTAATAATTGGCCTTGCCAGTTGGTTATCCAATACTGCTGATTAAGGCTAAATAAGGTGAGTTCTAGTGGCGTTGCCGAATTTGCTAAGTAAACCAGTATGGTTTGGCTACTCGCAGCACCGCCTATGGCGTTGTGCCAAGGTTCAAGATGAATATGTAACCATGCATCAATAAGCGCAACCGAGCGCTCTAAAGGCGGTTCACTGCGCCATTGAGTACCAACTCGTTCTATCACCACGCTAGGCAGCTCAATGCGTAAAATGGTGGCTCCCTGCGGCAATAACTGACCAACCACTATTTGCTCGCTTGGGGCGGTCTGTTCATTCATTTCTACGTATTTGAAAATCAAAATCATCGAGGCAACAGCAAATATGATGATGTTATTCCAGCCTCTGCGGCTCATTTTCATCGAGATTCTCCTTTAATTAGGAGCATCATAAGCGGGAAGTCTTTGGTGAGTAAAGGGCACTAGGTTGTTGTCGCCACTAAAAAACAGGCAAAAAAAAGCCCAGCCTAAGCTGAGCTTCTTTACATCAAAGCCAAAATCTATTTGATTTTGCCTTCTTTGTACATAACGTGCTGACGAACAACAGGATCAAATTTTTTGATTTCCATTTTCTCAGGCATGTTACGTTTGTTCTTATCAGTGGTGTAGAAGTGACCAGTGCCAGCTGATGAGTTCAAACGAATTTTTTCGCGAATACCTTTAGCCATTTTTTAGCTCCTTATACCTTCTCACCACGACCACGCATCTCAGCTAAAACAGCGTCGATACCTTTTTTGTCGATGATGCGCATACCTTTAGTAGATACGCGTAATTTAACAAAACGTTTCTCAGTCTCAACCCAAAAACGGTGAGATTGAAGGTTAGGCAAAAAACGACGACGAGTGCGGTTTTTTGCGTGCGATACGTTGTTACCAACAGCTGGTTTCTTACCAGTAACTTGGCATACTCTAGACATGTCAGTCTTCTCCAAATATGTACTTCTGCTCGAGCATCTGTTCATGCCCCGTTAGGCCGTCGCCCGGGACGACAGAAAGGCCGCATTTTATACAGGAAATAGAACCCTAGATCAACTAAAAATTGAACAAAGATCAGATCCAACCGCGCTCGGCGAAAGACACAGTCTCTCCACAGCCGACTACAACATGGTCTAAAACTCGCACATCAATCAGTGCTAAGGCCTTGATTAATTTGGTAGTAATTTGCTTATCAGCCAAACTTGGCTCTGCCACACCCGAGGGGTGATTATGGGCAAATATTACTGCAGCAGCATTTTTTTCTAATACTCGCTGTACCACCACCCGTGGGTAAACACTGGCGGCATCAATCGTTCCGAAAAATAGCGGCGCGAATTGTACCACTCGATGCTGATTATCCAATAGCAATATTGCAAATACTTCACGTTGTTGGTGAGATAATTCCATAGAAAGGTAGTTTTTTGCCGATTCGGCGCTATCTAACACACTATTTTCACTAATATCGGCCAGCAAATAACGTCGACTCATTTCTATCGAAGCATGTAATTGTGCAAATTTTGCGCTACCCAAACCTTTTTCTGCACAAAACTGCTGATGATCGGCAGCTAATACCGCTCGCAAGGAACCAAACTGAGCGAGTAAATGCTGAGCTAAACTCACTGCATCTAGTCCGGCACATCCTACTCGCAAAAAAATCGCCAGTAACTCAGCATCACTTAAACTTTGGGCACCACTATTTAATAGCTTTTCTCTCGGCCGTTGTTCGGCCGGCCAATCACAAATTGCCATGCATTCTAATAACTAATGAATGAATCAATAAAAACAAGCGTAGTCGAAACTGCTGGCTTGTGTATGCGGAGATCTTAAGTTTTGTGATAGGCTTGCCGATATCAAACTGAGATTATCGAAGCGGTATCAGCATGTTAACGGGAAAGAAGATTCTACTCGCGATTACAGGCGGGATTGCGGCATACAAAATGCCAGAGTTGGTGCGTCGTCTAAAAGAGCAAGGCGCAGAAGTAAAAGTGGTAATGACCAAACACGCCACCCACTTTATTACTCCCTTAACGCTACAGGCAGTATCTGGCGAACCAGTAGGCTTAGAGGTAGTCGACCCAGCTCAAGAGGCATCCATGGGTCACATCGCCTACGCCAAATGGCCAGACTTAGTATTGATGGCGCCCGCTACCGCCAATAGCATTGCTAAGTTTACCCATGGTTTGGCCGACGAATTAGTAAGCACATTGATGCTAGCAACTGCCGCCCCAATTGCCATTGCGCCAGCAATGAATCAACAAATGTACCAAGCAGCTGCTACTCAGGCTAATTTAAGCCAGCTTAAGCAACGCCAAGTGCATATATGGGGCCCAGCCCAAGGCGAACAAGCCTGTGGCGATGTAGGCCCAGGTAGGATGCTTGAGCCCACTCAATTGCTCACTCACATTAAAGAGTTTTTTTCTCCCAAAGCCCCTGCGCTATTAAAAGACGTGAATGTGATGATTACCGCCGGCCCAACTCGTGAAGCGATTGATCCGGTGCGTTATATAAGCAATCACAGCTCCGGTAAAATGGGTTTTGCTTTAGCTGCTGCTGCCGAACAACTTGGCGCCAAGGTTACGGTAGTTTCCGGCCCGGTGAACTTAGGTACACCAGCAGGCGTTAATAAGGTGGCGGTTAATACTGCCCAGCAAATGCTCGACGCAACACTAAATCAAGTAGCAAGCTGTGATATTTTTATCGCTTGCGCAGCAGTAGCCGACTACCGCGTAGCCGATGTTGCTGAACAAAAAATCAAGAAAACCGATGACAGCGACGAAATGCAGTTACGTTTAGTGAAAAATCCAGATATTGTAGCCACCATTGCTGGATTAGCTAACAAACCCTTTACGGTGGGTTTTGC
The Agarivorans aestuarii DNA segment above includes these coding regions:
- the mutM gene encoding bifunctional DNA-formamidopyrimidine glycosylase/DNA-(apurinic or apyrimidinic site) lyase, with the translated sequence MPELPEVETSRRGISPHIENQVISEIVVRQPKLRWPVPELIQCCVGLAILSVTRRAKYLLLETEAGHIIIHLGMSGSLRIVEQGLAAEKHDHVDIVLANGKVLRLNDPRRFGCVLFSQLPIDQYNLLVNLGPEPLHDEFSAKYLIEQASKRSVAIKQFIMDNKVVVGVGNIYANEALFRTGIHPKRAANKVSKVRLELLTDNIKQVLAEAIEQGGTSLKDFTNADGKPGYFKQTLAVYGREGEACDSCGELIKALRIGQRNTFFCPHCQR
- the rpmG gene encoding 50S ribosomal protein L33 — translated: MREKIRLNSSAGTGHFYTTDKNKRNMPEKMEIKKFDPVVRQHVMYKEGKIK
- the coaD gene encoding pantetheine-phosphate adenylyltransferase, producing MTTRVIYPGTFDPVTNGHSDLIQRAARMFDTVIVAVAASPSKQPLFSLEERVKLLEQTISANTNIEVIGFTGLLVDLAKQQNANVLLRGLRTGSDFEYEMQLADMNRQLDPNLESVFLTPGEGVSFISSTLIKEVAKHGGEIERFVAPHVAQAVSEKLAK
- the coaBC gene encoding bifunctional phosphopantothenoylcysteine decarboxylase/phosphopantothenate--cysteine ligase CoaBC, producing the protein MLTGKKILLAITGGIAAYKMPELVRRLKEQGAEVKVVMTKHATHFITPLTLQAVSGEPVGLEVVDPAQEASMGHIAYAKWPDLVLMAPATANSIAKFTHGLADELVSTLMLATAAPIAIAPAMNQQMYQAAATQANLSQLKQRQVHIWGPAQGEQACGDVGPGRMLEPTQLLTHIKEFFSPKAPALLKDVNVMITAGPTREAIDPVRYISNHSSGKMGFALAAAAEQLGAKVTVVSGPVNLGTPAGVNKVAVNTAQQMLDATLNQVASCDIFIACAAVADYRVADVAEQKIKKTDDSDEMQLRLVKNPDIVATIAGLANKPFTVGFAAETQDVAHYAQDKMARKNLDMIAANDVSKPEQGFNSEQNALSVFWPTGHQQLDLADKSELAKQLMALIARQYAAQ
- the rpmB gene encoding 50S ribosomal protein L28, giving the protein MSRVCQVTGKKPAVGNNVSHAKNRTRRRFLPNLQSHRFWVETEKRFVKLRVSTKGMRIIDKKGIDAVLAEMRGRGEKV
- the radC gene encoding RadC family protein, which codes for MAICDWPAEQRPREKLLNSGAQSLSDAELLAIFLRVGCAGLDAVSLAQHLLAQFGSLRAVLAADHQQFCAEKGLGSAKFAQLHASIEMSRRYLLADISENSVLDSAESAKNYLSMELSHQQREVFAILLLDNQHRVVQFAPLFFGTIDAASVYPRVVVQRVLEKNAAAVIFAHNHPSGVAEPSLADKQITTKLIKALALIDVRVLDHVVVGCGETVSFAERGWI